In a single window of the Zea mays cultivar B73 chromosome 5, Zm-B73-REFERENCE-NAM-5.0, whole genome shotgun sequence genome:
- the LOC100276765 gene encoding uncharacterized protein isoform X1 produces the protein MPLGDGAEAADFVLPDELLAALPRDPYEQLDLARRITALAVSGRVSGLEREAGRLRAEAAGKDRENAELRERVVLLDTALQETNARLRAALEDNIKLSKERDSLAQTSKKLARDLQKLESFKRHLMQSLRDDSSSPQETVDITTCDQPVATKASFSGDGGSGSHPTTNIFSESLDAGSTNRDGTASRPPIQKYALSSHITPWLTPKATPKIMSTSASPRQISTTATPKLMSGATSPTKSRIEAHMSMTPWYPSSKQSSAASSPPRGGSNPGRTPRVDGKEFFRQARSRLSYEQFGAFLANIKELNAHKQSREETLKKAEEIFGPENKDLYLSFRGLLNRSMP, from the exons ATGCCACTGGGCGACGGCGCGGAGGCGGCGGACTTCGTGCTGCCGGACGAGCTCCTGGCGGCGCTGCCGCGGGACCCCTACGAGCAGCTGGATCTGGCACGCCGCATCACCGCGCTGGCGGTGTCCGGGCGGGTGTCCGGCCTGGAGCGGGAGGCGGGGCGCCTGCGGGCGGAGGCCGCGGGGAAGGACCGCGAGAACGCCGAGCTCCGGGAGCGAGTGGTGCTGCTCGACACCGCGCTGCAGGAGACCAACGCCAGGCTCCGCGCCGCGCTCGAGGACAAT ATTAAGCTCAGCAAGGAGCGAGACTCGCTGGCGCAGACGTCCAAGAAGCTGGCGCGCGACCTGCAGAAG CTGGAGTCATTCAAGAGGCATCTGATGCAGTCGTTGCGTGATGATAGTTCATCA CCACAGGAAACAGTTGACATTACAACATGTGACCAGCCAGTAGCAACAAAAGCATCGTTTAGTGGAG ATGGTGGATCTGGCAGCCACCCTACAACAAATATATTTAGTGAATCTTTGGATGCTGGAAGTACGAACCGAGACG GTACCGCCTCAAGGCCTCCGATCCAAAAATATGCCCTCTCATCGCACATCACTCCTTGGCTTACCCCCAAGGCCACTCCTAAAATAATGTCCACTTCTGCTTCTCCAAGGCAAATATCTACCACAGCAACACCGAAGCTGATGTCTGGTGCTACCTCGCCAACAAAATCTCGAATTGAAGCTCACATGTCAATGACACCATGGTATCCATCAAGCAAGCAGTCCTCGGCAGCTAGCTCACCTCCACGAGGAGGTTCAAACCCAG GTCGGACTCCTCGTGTTGATGGAAAGGAATTTTTTCGCCAAGCCAG GAGTCGTCTATCCTATGAACAATTTGGAGCATTCTTAGCCAACATCAAAGAACTCAATGCCCATAAGCAGTCCCGTGAG GAAACTCTCAAGAAAGCTGAGGAGATCTTTGGTCCAGAAAACAAAGATCTATATCTGTCTTTCCGAGGCTTGCTAAATCGTAGCATGCCGTAG
- the LOC100384360 gene encoding uncharacterized LOC100384360 (The RefSeq protein has 1 substitution compared to this genomic sequence) translates to MRDAVVVMAVPGGGGGGGGSASSAAAAPCAACKLLRRRCAAGCVFAPYFPPGEPHKFANVHKVFGASNVSKLLQEIPAQHRGDAVSSLVYEANARVRDPVYGCVGAISSLQEQVEALQAQLALAQAEMVRLRMTNDYIVHRLKVASRAGGGGSSYAGSPSSMSSPKTAEPEAHCKATPELLDMVVDQPGMDDAHFWSSY, encoded by the exons ATGAGGGACGCGGTGGTGGTGATGGCGGTGCCcggaggcggaggcgggggcGGAGGATCGgcctcgtcggcggcggcggcgccgtgcGCGGCCTGCAAGCTGCTGCGGCGCCGGTGCGCGGCGGGCTGCGTCTTCGCGCCCTACTTCCCGCCCGGGGAGCCGCACAAGTTCGCCAACGTGCACAAGGTCTTCGGGGCCAGCAATGTCAGCAAGCTGCTCCAG GAGATCCCGGCGCAGCACCGAGGGGACGCGGTGAGCAGCCTGGTGTACGAGGCCAACGCGCGCGTCAGGGACCCGGTGTACGGCTGCGTGGGCGCCATCTCGTCGCTGCAGGAGCAGGTGGAGGCGCTGCAGGCGCAGCTGGCGCTGGCGCAGGCCGAGATGGTCAGGCTCAGGATGACCAACGACTACATCGTGCACCGCCTCAAGGCGGCCAGCAGGGCCGGCGGCGGGGGCAGCAGCTACGCCGGCTCGCCCTCGTCCATGTCCTCGCCCAAGACGGCGGAGCCGGAGGCGCACTGCAAGGCCACGCCGGAGCTGCTGGACATGGTCGTGGACCAGCCCGGCATGGACGACGCCCACTTCTGGTCGTCCTACTAG